The segment TCTGGTTCACCACCTGGCAGGCGCTCGCCTCCACCGCGCTGACTCTGCTGATCGCGCTGCCCGGCGCCTATGTCACGGCCCGCTACGCGTTCCCCGGCAAAAAGCTGCTGAGGGCCGTGGTGACCGTGCCGTTCGTGCTGCCGACGGTCGTCGTCGGCACCGCGTTCCTCGCCCTGCTGGGCCGTGGCGGACTTCTCGACGAGACCTGGGGTATCCGGCTCGACACCACGGTCTGGGCGATCCTGATCGCCCATGTCTTCTTCAACTACGCCGTCGTTGTCCGGACCGTCGGCGGGCTCTGGGCCCAGCTCGACCCCCGCCAGGAGGAAGCCGCCCGGGTGCTGGGCGCCGGACGGTTCACCGCCTGGCGCACGGTGACGCTCCCGGCGCTCGCGCCGTCCGTCGCCTCCGCCGCCCTGATGGTCTTCCTGTTCACCTTCACCTCCTTCGGCATCGTGCAGATCCTCGGCGGCCCCGGTTTCGCCACCCTGGAGGTCGAGGTCTACCGGCAGACCGCGCACCTGCTGGATCTGCGCACCGCCGCCGTACTGACCCTCGTCCAGTTCGCGGCCGTCGGGGCGGTGCTCGCCGTCCACGCCAGAACCGTACGGAAGCGGGAAACCGCCCTGAGACTGGTCGACCCGCGGCATACCGCGCAGCGGCCCCGCGGCGCCCGCCAATGGGCGCTGCTGGGCGCCGTGCTCACCACCGTCGCCCTGCTGGTGCTGCTGCCGCTCGGGGTGCTCGTGGAACGCTCCCTGGCCACCCCCCGCGGCTACAACCTGGACTACTACCGGGCGCTCGGCCGGCTCGACGCGAGCGGCGGAGCCTTCCTGGTGCCCCCGTTGCACGCCGTCGGGAACTCCCTGCGGTACGCGCTCGCCGCCACCGCGATCGCCGTCGTCATCGGCGGTCTCGCCGCGGCCGCCCTGGCGCGGCGCGGTGGCCCGGGCGGCGCCGGCAGGCTGCTGCGGGGCTTCGACGCGCTGCTGATGCTGCCGCTCGGGGTCTCGGCGGTCACTGTCGGCTTCGGCTTTCTGATCACTCTCGACGAGCCGCCGCTGGACCTGCGGGCCGAGTGGATCCTGGTGCCGCTGGCGCAGGCGCTGGTCGGAGTGCCGTTCGTGGTGCGGACCATGCTGCCGGTGCTGCGGGCCGTCGACGGGCGGCTGCGGGAGGCGGCGGCCGTCCTCGGGGCGTCCCCGCTGCGGGTATGGCGGGAGGTCGACCTTCCACTGGTCCGGCGGGCCCTGCTGATCGCCGCGGGCTTCGCCTTCGCGGTCTCCCTCGGCGAGTTCGGCGCGACCGTTTTCATCGCCCGGCCCGACGAACCGACACTGCCGGTCGCGGTGGCCCGGCTGCTGGGGCGGCCCGGCGAACTGAACTACGGGCAGGCGATGG is part of the Streptomyces qinzhouensis genome and harbors:
- a CDS encoding ABC transporter permease → MRALRGGTAARLALLAVPVAFFAVFFAYPVAAITGRGLRSGGSWQFGRITEVLGRDDIAGVLWFTTWQALASTALTLLIALPGAYVTARYAFPGKKLLRAVVTVPFVLPTVVVGTAFLALLGRGGLLDETWGIRLDTTVWAILIAHVFFNYAVVVRTVGGLWAQLDPRQEEAARVLGAGRFTAWRTVTLPALAPSVASAALMVFLFTFTSFGIVQILGGPGFATLEVEVYRQTAHLLDLRTAAVLTLVQFAAVGAVLAVHARTVRKRETALRLVDPRHTAQRPRGARQWALLGAVLTTVALLVLLPLGVLVERSLATPRGYNLDYYRALGRLDASGGAFLVPPLHAVGNSLRYALAATAIAVVIGGLAAAALARRGGPGGAGRLLRGFDALLMLPLGVSAVTVGFGFLITLDEPPLDLRAEWILVPLAQALVGVPFVVRTMLPVLRAVDGRLREAAAVLGASPLRVWREVDLPLVRRALLIAAGFAFAVSLGEFGATVFIARPDEPTLPVAVARLLGRPGELNYGQAMALSTILMVVCAVALLSLERIRSRTTTTASTGEF